A window from Variovorax sp. PBL-E5 encodes these proteins:
- a CDS encoding LysR family transcriptional regulator: MHVNTIDLNLLRLFDAVYRARSVSRAAESLGLTQPAASHGLGRLRLLLEDALFTRAPGGVAPTPRAERLAVAVQSALGTLEEALNEPDRFEPSASRKVFRIHMSDIGEGRFLPALMARLGELAPAVRVETLPLLPADIAPALDSGRIDFAFGFLPKVRDTQRAHLLSDRYIVLLREGHPFARVRRSGQAMLAALQKLQYVAVRTHAETLRILQLLNLEDRVRLTTEHFMVLPAIVRATDLAVVMPRNIARGFAEEGGYAIVEPPFPLRDFTVSLHWSKRFEADPANRWLRQVIRALFAED; this comes from the coding sequence ATGCATGTCAACACCATCGACCTGAACCTGCTGCGCCTGTTCGACGCGGTCTACCGGGCGCGCAGCGTGAGCCGTGCGGCGGAGTCGCTGGGGCTCACGCAGCCCGCGGCCAGCCATGGCCTCGGCCGCCTGCGCCTGCTGCTGGAGGACGCGCTCTTCACGCGCGCACCGGGCGGCGTTGCGCCCACGCCGCGTGCCGAGCGGCTGGCCGTCGCGGTGCAGTCGGCGCTCGGCACGCTGGAGGAGGCGCTCAACGAGCCGGACCGCTTCGAGCCTTCGGCCTCGCGCAAGGTCTTTCGCATCCACATGAGCGACATCGGCGAAGGCCGCTTCCTGCCGGCGCTGATGGCGCGCCTGGGCGAGCTGGCGCCGGCCGTGCGCGTCGAGACGCTGCCGCTCCTGCCCGCGGACATCGCGCCCGCGCTCGACAGCGGTCGCATCGATTTCGCCTTCGGCTTCCTGCCGAAGGTGCGCGACACGCAGCGCGCGCACCTGTTGAGCGACCGCTACATCGTGCTGCTGCGCGAAGGCCATCCCTTCGCCCGCGTACGGCGCAGCGGCCAGGCGATGCTGGCGGCGCTGCAGAAGCTCCAGTACGTCGCGGTGCGCACGCATGCCGAGACCCTGCGCATCCTGCAGTTGCTCAACCTCGAGGACCGCGTGCGCCTGACGACCGAGCACTTCATGGTGCTGCCGGCGATCGTGCGCGCCACCGATCTGGCCGTGGTGATGCCGCGCAACATCGCGCGCGGCTTTGCCGAGGAGGGCGGCTACGCGATCGTGGAGCCGCCCTTTCCGCTGCGCGACTTCACCGTGTCGCTGCACTGGAGCAAGCGCTTCGAGGCGGATCCCGCGAACCGCTGGCTGCGGCAGGTGATTCGCGCGCTGTTCGCCGAGGACTGA
- a CDS encoding sensor histidine kinase has translation MHRFLSNNRDELIERCKAKVAQRPTRAATEAQLANGIPMFLDQLMRTLKAQENGQMGESFRISGAAGGDAAALSEMGLSAAAHGKELLGLGFTVDQVVHDYGDLCQAITDLAVERDAPFSVDEFRTLNRCLDNAIADAVTEFGFWRDASVALQQSAEENERLGMLVHELRNYLHTATLAFAALESGRLPIGGSTGAVLKRSLTSLATLLNLSLSHVRANSNPPQTEAFSLKLFVAEATNSASLDASARGCTLTVDDVDEALGIAGNRERLLGALVNLLHNAFKFTHAHSEVTLSAFAEGDHVLVEVRDHCGGLPPGAAASMFRPFVQVGDNKSGLGLGLSIARRNVEAEGGVLSVKDFPGTGCAFTIKLPRMKLH, from the coding sequence ATGCATCGATTCCTATCCAACAACCGGGACGAGCTTATTGAGCGGTGCAAGGCCAAGGTGGCGCAGAGGCCCACCCGAGCCGCGACGGAGGCACAACTCGCCAACGGCATTCCGATGTTTCTTGACCAACTGATGAGAACGCTGAAAGCACAGGAAAACGGTCAGATGGGCGAGAGTTTCAGGATTTCAGGGGCAGCGGGCGGTGACGCAGCCGCCTTGTCGGAGATGGGCCTCAGCGCCGCCGCGCACGGGAAGGAACTGCTGGGACTTGGCTTCACCGTGGACCAGGTGGTGCACGACTACGGCGACCTGTGCCAAGCCATCACCGACCTTGCGGTCGAGCGCGATGCTCCGTTCTCCGTTGATGAATTCCGTACGCTGAACCGTTGCCTCGATAACGCAATCGCCGATGCGGTCACCGAGTTTGGCTTTTGGCGTGACGCCAGTGTCGCTCTGCAGCAGTCCGCCGAGGAAAACGAGCGTCTCGGCATGCTGGTGCACGAGCTACGGAACTACCTGCACACGGCGACGCTCGCCTTTGCCGCACTGGAATCGGGGAGGCTTCCCATCGGCGGGTCGACCGGGGCAGTGTTGAAGAGGAGCCTCACTTCCCTCGCGACCCTGCTCAATTTATCGCTGTCGCATGTCCGGGCCAATTCCAATCCGCCGCAGACGGAGGCTTTTTCGCTCAAGTTGTTTGTGGCAGAGGCCACGAATTCTGCTTCGCTCGACGCGAGCGCCAGAGGTTGCACTTTGACGGTCGATGATGTGGACGAGGCCCTCGGCATCGCCGGAAACCGGGAGCGTCTTTTGGGCGCCTTGGTGAATTTACTCCACAATGCGTTCAAGTTCACCCATGCACACTCGGAGGTGACGCTCAGCGCTTTCGCTGAAGGAGACCATGTCTTGGTCGAGGTCAGGGACCACTGCGGAGGACTTCCGCCCGGAGCGGCTGCGAGCATGTTCCGGCCCTTTGTTCAGGTCGGTGACAACAAGAGCGGATTGGGGCTGGGCCTTTCCATCGCACGGCGGAATGTAGAGGCTGAAGGAGGTGTCTTGTCCGTGAAAGATTTCCCTGGCACAGGGTGCGCTTTCACCATCAAACTTCCACGCATGAAGCTTCACTAG
- a CDS encoding DUF4256 domain-containing protein, translating into MKAEQREAIIETLKLRFRRNVHRHQGVDWADVHGRLQGSSDKLRSLYEMEKTGGEPDVIGAADDGGAYLFCDCAAESPQGRRSLCYDAEALNSRKQNKPRNNAIDMAAVMGVSLLTEAQYRDLQQFGEFDMKTSSWVATPLDVRKLGGALFCDRRYGRVFVYHNGAESYYAARGFRGSMSV; encoded by the coding sequence ATGAAAGCAGAACAACGCGAAGCCATCATCGAGACATTGAAGTTGCGGTTCAGGCGGAACGTGCACAGGCACCAAGGAGTGGACTGGGCCGACGTCCATGGTCGCTTGCAAGGCAGCTCCGACAAGCTAAGGTCGCTTTATGAAATGGAGAAGACGGGAGGCGAACCCGATGTCATCGGGGCCGCGGATGATGGCGGCGCCTACCTCTTCTGCGATTGCGCCGCCGAAAGTCCGCAGGGGCGCAGGAGCCTGTGCTACGACGCAGAAGCTTTGAATTCTCGGAAACAGAACAAGCCGCGGAACAATGCCATCGACATGGCTGCGGTCATGGGCGTCTCGCTGCTGACGGAGGCGCAATATCGCGATCTTCAGCAGTTCGGGGAGTTCGACATGAAGACGTCAAGTTGGGTGGCAACACCGCTCGATGTGAGAAAGCTCGGTGGGGCTCTATTTTGCGACCGACGTTACGGCAGGGTCTTCGTGTATCACAACGGGGCTGAGTCTTACTATGCCGCGCGAGGATTCAGAGGCTCAATGAGCGTCTGA
- a CDS encoding LysE family translocator, whose protein sequence is MSLVTFLIAALVLAITPGPGIAYVVARTVSSGRREGLASCFGTGIGGIAHVLAAALGLSVLVAQSAMAFNLIKYVGAAYLIYLGIRILMRKENAAFIISGASKGVRRALMEGLIVEAFNVKTALFFLAFLPQFASPTSPLMPQLVMLGSICVALNTAVDVVAVFASHRLLDSGAARAARARWLTRFSGGTMVGLGVFLGVARRGS, encoded by the coding sequence ATGTCCCTCGTCACCTTCTTGATTGCTGCGCTCGTTCTTGCGATAACGCCCGGGCCGGGCATTGCCTATGTGGTTGCTCGGACGGTCTCCAGCGGCCGACGTGAAGGGCTGGCTTCGTGCTTCGGTACAGGCATCGGCGGCATTGCGCATGTGCTGGCAGCGGCGCTCGGCCTGTCAGTTCTGGTCGCGCAATCCGCGATGGCATTCAACCTCATCAAGTACGTTGGCGCGGCGTACTTGATCTACCTCGGCATCCGCATTCTGATGCGCAAGGAGAACGCTGCGTTCATCATTTCCGGGGCATCCAAGGGCGTGCGCCGGGCACTGATGGAAGGCCTCATCGTCGAGGCATTCAACGTGAAGACCGCGCTGTTCTTCCTCGCATTCCTTCCGCAGTTCGCATCGCCGACATCACCCCTGATGCCGCAACTTGTAATGCTCGGCAGCATTTGTGTGGCCCTGAATACTGCTGTGGATGTGGTCGCGGTATTCGCATCCCACAGGCTTCTTGATTCGGGGGCGGCACGAGCCGCCCGAGCGCGTTGGTTGACGCGCTTCTCCGGCGGGACGATGGTTGGCCTTGGCGTCTTTCTTGGCGTAGCCCGACGCGGGTCGTAA
- a CDS encoding PQQ-dependent sugar dehydrogenase yields the protein MPFPKFGLIPWLLLGATPVLAQINAGTLPPTPSPPFKLTKVAQFDLPWRIAFLPDGRMLITEKIGKLFLATPSGQKLEVTGVPPVQYQDQNGLLGVYLAPSYSSDGAIYLTYSEPGQDPGTSSLALARATLRIGTDTASLEDLKVVWHDPIKGKGGQVGAAVAFSPDQKFLFLTAGDRQRFTPAQDPNQPAGKILRLTPDGKPAPGNPMGGKTGARSVPVIDPPRDTEAAKTAPIVRTYDFDGPNLTPSETWTSGHRTPYGLAFAPDGRLWELEHGPRGGDELNLIEPGKNYGWPLVSYAVNYDGVPIASPDTRPDLAKPVIYWTPVLAPGNLMFYSGAMFPQWKGSAFATGLVSRALHRIEVHGATATPAEHWTVGFRVRDVAQAPDGALWLIEDEHEGGLYRLTPK from the coding sequence ATGCCATTCCCGAAGTTCGGACTCATCCCTTGGTTGCTCCTCGGTGCAACGCCCGTGCTTGCGCAGATCAACGCCGGAACGCTGCCCCCCACCCCATCGCCTCCGTTCAAGCTCACGAAGGTCGCGCAGTTCGATCTGCCATGGCGCATCGCCTTTCTGCCGGACGGACGCATGCTGATCACCGAGAAGATCGGCAAGCTCTTCCTCGCGACCCCATCCGGGCAGAAGCTCGAAGTCACCGGCGTGCCGCCGGTGCAGTACCAAGATCAGAACGGCCTGCTCGGCGTCTATCTGGCCCCGTCCTATTCGAGCGATGGGGCGATCTACCTGACCTATTCGGAGCCCGGACAGGACCCGGGCACCTCGAGCCTGGCGCTCGCCCGCGCGACGCTCAGGATCGGCACCGACACCGCCTCGCTGGAGGACCTGAAGGTCGTCTGGCACGACCCGATCAAGGGCAAGGGCGGCCAGGTCGGCGCTGCCGTGGCCTTTTCGCCGGACCAGAAATTTCTCTTCCTCACGGCCGGCGATCGGCAGCGCTTCACCCCCGCCCAAGACCCGAACCAGCCGGCCGGCAAGATCCTGCGACTGACCCCGGACGGCAAGCCCGCACCCGGCAACCCGATGGGGGGCAAGACCGGCGCACGGTCGGTCCCGGTGATCGATCCGCCCAGAGACACGGAGGCCGCCAAGACCGCGCCCATCGTGCGCACCTATGATTTCGACGGCCCCAACCTGACGCCGTCCGAGACATGGACCTCGGGGCATCGCACGCCCTACGGCCTCGCCTTCGCGCCCGATGGCCGCCTGTGGGAGCTCGAGCATGGGCCGCGCGGCGGCGACGAACTCAACCTGATCGAGCCGGGCAAGAACTACGGTTGGCCGCTCGTGTCCTATGCGGTGAACTACGACGGCGTGCCCATTGCAAGCCCCGACACGCGCCCCGACCTCGCCAAGCCCGTGATCTACTGGACGCCTGTCCTCGCGCCCGGCAACCTGATGTTCTACAGCGGCGCGATGTTTCCGCAGTGGAAGGGCTCGGCGTTCGCGACCGGCCTCGTCAGCCGCGCCCTGCACCGGATCGAGGTGCACGGCGCGACCGCGACACCGGCCGAGCACTGGACGGTCGGCTTTCGCGTCCGCGACGTCGCGCAGGCGCCGGATGGCGCGCTGTGGTTGATCGAGGACGAGCACGAGGGCGGGTTGTATCGGCTCACGCCGAAGTAA
- a CDS encoding RibD family protein — translation MKALPSRLPGIDALWPWCLDIAARRRGQPVTQAWDAQACVGWDASQGFGLRGVWDEAAVELFDLLKPLLDRPHGAEPWAIGQLGQSLDGCVATHGGDSNFVNGPEVLLHLHRLRALCDAVIVGAGTAAIDNPQLTTRRVAGRHPVRVVLDPALRLPPGLRVFSDHQAPTLLACDASRAAQAAERVGAAQVLGVPALVGADGLVDLHALLAALARRGLAVLFVEGGGITVSHFIAQGCLDRLHLSVAPVIIGGGRPGLQLPRSNAMRECMRPSNRAFRMGEDVLWDLDLRA, via the coding sequence ATGAAAGCACTCCCTTCCCGCCTTCCCGGCATCGATGCGCTCTGGCCCTGGTGCCTGGACATCGCCGCGCGCCGCCGCGGCCAGCCCGTGACGCAGGCCTGGGACGCGCAGGCCTGCGTCGGCTGGGACGCGTCGCAGGGCTTCGGCCTGCGCGGCGTCTGGGACGAGGCCGCGGTCGAGCTTTTCGATCTGCTGAAGCCGCTGCTCGACCGGCCGCATGGCGCCGAGCCCTGGGCGATCGGCCAGCTGGGCCAGAGCCTCGACGGCTGCGTGGCCACGCATGGCGGCGATTCGAACTTCGTCAACGGCCCCGAGGTGCTGCTGCATCTGCACCGGCTGCGCGCGCTGTGCGATGCGGTCATCGTGGGCGCCGGCACCGCAGCCATCGACAACCCGCAGCTCACCACGCGCCGCGTGGCGGGCCGGCATCCGGTGCGCGTGGTGCTCGACCCGGCCTTGCGCCTGCCGCCGGGCCTGCGCGTCTTCTCGGACCATCAGGCGCCGACGCTGCTGGCCTGCGATGCATCGCGCGCCGCGCAAGCGGCCGAGCGCGTCGGCGCGGCGCAGGTGCTCGGCGTGCCGGCGCTGGTCGGCGCGGACGGCCTCGTCGATCTGCACGCCCTGCTGGCCGCGTTGGCGCGCCGCGGCCTCGCGGTGCTGTTCGTCGAGGGTGGCGGCATCACGGTCTCGCACTTCATCGCGCAGGGCTGCCTCGACCGGCTGCACCTCAGCGTCGCGCCGGTGATCATCGGCGGCGGCCGGCCCGGCCTCCAGCTGCCGCGCAGCAACGCGATGCGCGAATGCATGCGGCCCTCGAACCGCGCGTTCCGCATGGGCGAGGATGTGCTGTGGGATCTGGACCTGCGCGCGTGA
- a CDS encoding aconitase family protein: MMLRFAPKILWLCNAPEIVERNLCGEALTLADAAPLRDDVSTDEITPLPILTHWDDQLGRHPYTGFAAGGRTPIGIDAVRANGIEVVIAGKRYGKGSSREHSPAAEKFAGVRLVIAQSFERIYRQNADNIGLFTSTDFGLVDRIRAGEAIAVDELVAGRDALAAAILKAGGLLRFGQQFMREVREAEGTGPERPRTLFEKIVARHALATELTEAHPAPGDGAFVRADWRFIHEYYTGMAAHMLHSTFGRPLALHDPQSIVVFEDHTSYVSESPTHVRAGLVPNVLAMCEAQRRFAADYGLRAHRTLTEDEARADDGRNVAGISHAMMAEHYALPGQLVVGTDSHTPHSGALGCVAFGVGTTDMANAFMTGAVRLTVPQSLRIVLDGRVPAGVTAKDIVLHLLALPRIRAGGGVGRVFEFTGDAIAQLATDERATLTNMTAELGGFTGIVAPDEETVRFLRERRGIDFTLQPWMRSDDDAAYAETIHVDCARVPPMVARPGDPGNGLPLADIGEPVRIDIAYGGSCTAGKREDFDHYHAVLRWAADHGLRVAPHVSLYLQFGTTAVRDHCAQRGYLDAFEKVGARLLQPSCGACGNCGPGSSIDEKQVTVSAINRNFPGRGGPGQVWLASPPTVAASAIAGELMSFDELRRRHASSLP; encoded by the coding sequence ATGATGCTTCGCTTCGCGCCGAAGATACTCTGGCTCTGCAACGCGCCGGAGATCGTCGAGCGCAACCTGTGCGGCGAGGCGCTGACGCTCGCCGACGCCGCGCCGCTGCGCGACGACGTCTCGACCGACGAGATCACGCCGCTGCCGATCCTCACCCACTGGGACGACCAGCTCGGCCGTCATCCCTACACCGGCTTCGCGGCCGGCGGCCGCACGCCGATCGGCATCGACGCGGTCCGCGCGAACGGCATCGAGGTGGTGATCGCCGGCAAGCGCTACGGCAAGGGCTCGTCGCGCGAGCACAGCCCCGCGGCCGAGAAGTTCGCGGGCGTGCGGCTCGTCATCGCCCAGAGCTTCGAGCGCATCTACCGCCAGAACGCGGACAACATCGGCCTCTTCACCTCCACCGACTTCGGCCTCGTCGATCGCATCCGTGCCGGCGAGGCCATCGCCGTCGACGAGCTGGTGGCCGGCCGCGATGCGCTGGCCGCGGCGATCCTGAAGGCGGGCGGCCTGCTGCGCTTCGGCCAGCAGTTCATGCGCGAGGTGCGCGAGGCCGAAGGCACCGGCCCCGAACGACCGCGCACGCTGTTCGAGAAGATCGTCGCGCGCCATGCGCTCGCAACCGAGCTGACCGAAGCGCATCCGGCGCCCGGCGATGGCGCCTTCGTGCGCGCCGACTGGCGCTTCATCCACGAGTACTACACCGGCATGGCCGCGCACATGCTGCACTCGACCTTCGGCCGGCCCCTCGCGCTGCACGATCCGCAGTCGATCGTGGTGTTCGAGGACCACACCTCCTACGTCAGTGAAAGCCCGACCCATGTGCGCGCCGGCCTGGTGCCCAACGTGCTCGCGATGTGCGAGGCGCAGCGCCGCTTCGCCGCCGACTACGGCCTGCGCGCGCACCGCACGCTGACCGAGGACGAAGCGCGCGCCGACGACGGCCGCAACGTCGCCGGCATCTCGCACGCGATGATGGCCGAGCACTACGCGCTGCCCGGCCAGCTGGTGGTCGGCACCGATTCGCACACGCCGCACAGCGGCGCGCTGGGCTGCGTGGCCTTCGGCGTCGGCACCACCGACATGGCCAATGCCTTCATGACCGGCGCGGTGCGGCTGACCGTGCCGCAGTCGCTGCGGATCGTGCTCGACGGCCGCGTGCCCGCGGGCGTCACCGCCAAGGACATCGTGCTGCATCTGCTGGCGCTGCCGCGCATTCGCGCCGGCGGCGGCGTGGGGCGCGTGTTCGAGTTCACCGGCGACGCGATCGCGCAGCTCGCGACCGACGAACGCGCCACGCTCACCAACATGACGGCCGAGCTCGGCGGCTTCACCGGCATCGTCGCGCCCGACGAAGAGACGGTGCGCTTCCTGCGCGAGCGGCGCGGCATCGACTTCACATTGCAGCCCTGGATGCGCAGCGACGACGATGCGGCCTACGCCGAGACGATCCACGTCGACTGCGCGCGCGTGCCGCCGATGGTCGCCCGGCCCGGCGACCCGGGCAATGGCCTGCCGCTCGCGGACATCGGCGAGCCGGTGCGCATCGACATCGCCTACGGCGGCTCGTGCACCGCCGGCAAGCGCGAGGACTTCGATCACTACCACGCGGTGCTGCGCTGGGCGGCGGACCACGGCCTGCGCGTCGCGCCGCACGTGTCGCTGTACCTGCAGTTCGGCACCACCGCCGTGCGCGACCACTGCGCGCAGCGCGGTTATCTCGACGCCTTCGAGAAGGTCGGTGCGCGCCTGCTGCAACCCTCGTGCGGTGCCTGCGGCAACTGCGGACCTGGCAGCTCCATCGACGAGAAGCAGGTCACCGTCAGCGCCATCAACCGCAACTTCCCCGGGCGCGGCGGCCCGGGACAGGTCTGGCTCGCGAGCCCGCCGACGGTGGCCGCGAGCGCCATCGCGGGCGAGCTGATGTCCTTCGACGAACTGCGCCGCCGGCATGCGTCGTCCCTGCCATGA
- a CDS encoding (2,3-dihydroxybenzoyl)adenylate synthase, which produces MLEGCVPWPAEAAHKYRALGLWEDLTVAEMVERTMRAAPDKDALVFGDRHISYAELVRSSRRLALALLELGLKPRERVVMQLPNVPEFVIAYLALNWIGAIPVTALRAHRHAEVRHFIRASGAAAYLIPDVIGSFDYRPMAAEMAGEFPFLRHVIVAGEPAPGQRALQPLIDGGAPEDDASAARLRAVRPSPDQVSTMLLSGGTTSMSKLIPRTHNDYVLNARLCAQAAGFDRGTVFMAILPLGHNYNLASPGLLGTFYAGGSVVIATGTDTEAVFAAVERERVTAIASVVPLISNWLHSEVPRRFDLSSLKVVQNGGARLAPELRIRLREQFGCTPQEIYGTAEGLINMTRLDDPDDLLLESSGAPVSEFDEIKVLDDDDREVPDGEPGELVTRGPYTIRGYYNAPEKNAEAFTPDGFYRMGDIVRKRGRHVFTEGRRKDLINRGGEKISCDEIENLIFGLPQVKVVALVGLPDPVFGEKACACVILQPGTTLGFEELIAYLRAQKIASFKLPERLAIMDAFPVSPVGKILKRELRDRLSAQATP; this is translated from the coding sequence ATGCTCGAAGGCTGCGTTCCCTGGCCCGCCGAGGCCGCGCACAAATACCGAGCGCTTGGCCTGTGGGAAGACCTCACCGTGGCCGAGATGGTCGAGCGCACGATGCGCGCCGCGCCGGACAAGGACGCCCTGGTCTTCGGTGACCGGCACATCAGCTACGCCGAACTCGTGCGCAGTTCCAGGCGCCTCGCGCTCGCGCTGCTCGAGCTCGGCCTGAAGCCGCGCGAGCGCGTCGTGATGCAGCTGCCGAACGTGCCCGAGTTCGTGATCGCCTACCTCGCGCTCAACTGGATCGGCGCGATCCCGGTGACGGCGCTGCGTGCGCACCGGCATGCCGAGGTACGCCACTTCATCCGCGCCTCGGGCGCCGCGGCCTATCTCATTCCCGATGTGATCGGCAGCTTCGACTACCGGCCGATGGCGGCCGAGATGGCGGGCGAGTTTCCGTTCCTGCGGCACGTGATCGTCGCCGGCGAGCCGGCGCCCGGCCAGCGCGCGCTGCAGCCGCTGATCGACGGCGGCGCACCCGAGGACGATGCTTCGGCCGCCCGCCTGCGCGCTGTTCGACCCTCGCCCGACCAGGTATCGACCATGCTGCTGTCCGGCGGCACCACCTCGATGTCCAAGCTGATTCCGCGCACGCATAACGACTACGTGCTCAACGCACGCCTGTGCGCGCAGGCCGCTGGCTTCGACCGCGGCACCGTCTTCATGGCCATCCTGCCGCTGGGCCACAACTACAACCTCGCCTCACCCGGTTTGCTCGGCACCTTCTACGCCGGCGGCAGCGTGGTGATCGCGACCGGCACCGACACCGAGGCCGTCTTCGCCGCCGTCGAGCGCGAACGCGTCACGGCCATCGCATCGGTCGTGCCGCTGATCTCCAACTGGCTCCACAGCGAGGTGCCGCGGCGCTTCGACCTGTCGTCATTGAAGGTGGTGCAGAACGGCGGCGCGCGGCTCGCACCCGAGCTGCGCATTCGCCTGCGCGAGCAATTCGGCTGCACGCCACAGGAGATCTACGGCACCGCCGAGGGCCTCATCAACATGACGCGCCTGGACGACCCGGACGACCTGCTGCTCGAAAGCTCCGGCGCACCCGTGAGCGAATTCGACGAGATCAAGGTGCTGGACGACGACGATCGCGAAGTGCCCGACGGCGAGCCCGGCGAGCTGGTGACGCGCGGCCCCTACACCATCCGCGGCTACTACAACGCACCGGAGAAGAATGCCGAGGCCTTCACGCCCGACGGCTTCTACCGCATGGGCGACATCGTGCGCAAGCGCGGCCGCCACGTGTTCACCGAAGGGCGGCGCAAGGACCTGATCAACCGCGGCGGCGAGAAGATCAGCTGCGACGAGATCGAGAACCTGATCTTCGGCCTGCCCCAGGTCAAGGTCGTGGCGCTGGTCGGCCTGCCCGATCCGGTGTTCGGCGAGAAGGCCTGCGCCTGCGTGATCCTGCAGCCGGGCACCACGCTCGGCTTCGAAGAACTCATCGCGTATCTGCGCGCGCAGAAGATCGCGTCCTTCAAGCTGCCCGAGCGGCTCGCGATCATGGACGCCTTTCCGGTGAGCCCGGTGGGCAAGATCCTCAAGCGCGAGCTGCGCGACCGGCTGAGCGCGCAGGCCACGCCATGA
- a CDS encoding FAD-dependent monooxygenase, whose translation MKIRIIGGGPAGLFYAYLMKRDDPAHDVRVYERDPESATYGWGVVFSDVALAFVRDLAPELYQSMTREQEVFDEMAVVHQGRQVTLAHNTFHRMARIDLLKALHAHCRQVGVPIEFEHRLNDVAAFADADLIVAADGAHSAIRTRYAEHFQPTLDERPNLLAWYGTTRLFDPLSLIFRQNADGLAIAHTYRYSRTHSTFLVEVDPDTFRRAGLDRMSEVQSLTWCEQVFADDLQGHRLLSNKSNWFRYTIVKNRHWHWRNIVLIGDALRTGHPSVGSGTRLAMQDSIALFDACKTCGNDVPAMLEEFVRIRQPGSDALQTAAIKSTEWYENLGPKMQLDPISFAYDYVTRSGRVDHADVQKRDPELAHAYEQLHPERVF comes from the coding sequence ATGAAGATACGCATCATTGGCGGCGGCCCCGCAGGCCTGTTCTACGCCTACCTGATGAAGCGCGACGACCCCGCGCACGACGTGCGCGTCTACGAGCGCGATCCCGAAAGCGCCACCTATGGCTGGGGCGTGGTGTTCTCCGACGTGGCCCTCGCCTTCGTGCGCGACCTCGCGCCCGAGCTGTACCAATCGATGACGCGCGAGCAGGAAGTGTTCGACGAGATGGCGGTCGTGCACCAGGGCCGGCAGGTCACACTCGCGCACAACACCTTCCACCGCATGGCGCGCATCGACCTGCTCAAGGCGCTGCATGCCCATTGCCGGCAGGTCGGCGTGCCGATCGAGTTCGAGCACCGCCTGAACGATGTCGCGGCCTTCGCCGACGCCGACCTGATCGTCGCCGCCGACGGCGCCCACAGCGCCATCCGCACCCGCTACGCCGAGCACTTCCAGCCCACGCTCGACGAGCGGCCCAACCTGCTCGCGTGGTACGGCACGACGCGGCTCTTCGATCCGCTGTCGCTGATCTTCCGCCAGAACGCGGACGGCCTCGCGATCGCCCACACCTACCGCTACAGCCGCACGCACAGCACCTTCCTGGTCGAGGTCGACCCCGACACCTTCCGCCGCGCCGGCCTCGACCGCATGAGCGAAGTGCAGAGCCTGACCTGGTGCGAGCAGGTGTTCGCCGACGACCTGCAGGGCCACAGGCTGCTGTCCAACAAGTCGAACTGGTTCCGCTACACGATCGTCAAGAACCGCCATTGGCACTGGCGCAACATCGTGCTCATCGGCGATGCGCTGCGCACCGGCCATCCTTCGGTCGGCTCCGGTACGCGGCTCGCGATGCAGGATTCGATCGCGCTCTTCGATGCCTGCAAGACATGCGGCAACGACGTACCGGCGATGCTGGAAGAGTTCGTTCGCATCCGCCAGCCGGGCTCCGACGCGCTGCAGACGGCCGCCATCAAGAGCACCGAGTGGTACGAGAACCTCGGCCCCAAGATGCAGCTCGACCCCATCTCCTTCGCCTACGACTACGTCACGCGCAGCGGCCGTGTGGACCATGCCGATGTGCAGAAGCGCGACCCCGAACTGGCGCACGCCTACGAGCAGCTGCATCCCGAACGCGTGTTCTGA